From the unidentified bacterial endosymbiont genome, one window contains:
- the dppB gene encoding dipeptide ABC transporter permease DppB: MLQFILRRLGLVIPTFIGITLLTFAFVHMIPGDPVMIMAGERGISPERHAQLLAELGLNKPMWQQYLNYIWGVLHGDLGISLKSRLPVWDEFVPRFKATLELGICAMMFATAVGIPVGVLAAVKRGSIFDHTAVGLALTGYSMPIFWWGMMLIMLVSVQWNLTPVSGRVSDMVFLDDTNPLTGFMLIDTAIWGEEGNFIDAVAHMVLPAMVLGTIPLAVIVRMTRSSMLEVLGEDYIRTARAKGLTRMRVIIVHALRNAMLPVVTVIGLQVGTLLAGAILTETIFSWPGLGRWLIDALQRRDYPVVQGGVLLVATMIILVNLLVDLLYGVVNPRIRHKK; this comes from the coding sequence ATGTTGCAGTTCATCCTCCGACGTCTGGGACTTGTCATCCCCACGTTTATCGGTATCACCCTTCTCACGTTTGCCTTCGTCCATATGATCCCCGGCGACCCGGTAATGATTATGGCGGGCGAGCGTGGTATTTCGCCTGAGCGTCATGCGCAGTTGCTGGCGGAGCTTGGCCTGAACAAGCCGATGTGGCAGCAATACCTCAACTATATCTGGGGGGTGTTGCACGGCGATTTGGGTATTTCGCTGAAAAGCCGTCTTCCGGTGTGGGACGAGTTCGTGCCGCGTTTTAAAGCGACGCTGGAACTCGGCATCTGCGCCATGATGTTTGCCACTGCGGTGGGTATTCCTGTTGGGGTACTGGCTGCCGTAAAACGTGGCTCTATCTTTGACCATACTGCCGTTGGCCTGGCGCTAACAGGTTACTCCATGCCTATCTTCTGGTGGGGCATGATGCTGATCATGCTGGTCTCCGTGCAGTGGAACCTGACGCCGGTCTCCGGACGCGTCAGCGATATGGTGTTCCTTGATGATACGAATCCGTTGACCGGCTTTATGCTGATCGATACGGCCATCTGGGGAGAAGAGGGGAACTTCATTGATGCCGTGGCGCATATGGTCCTGCCCGCAATGGTGCTGGGCACCATTCCTTTAGCCGTTATTGTGCGTATGACCCGTTCCTCCATGCTGGAAGTCTTGGGCGAGGACTACATCCGTACCGCCCGCGCTAAAGGCCTGACCCGCATGCGCGTGATCATCGTCCACGCACTGCGTAATGCCATGCTGCCGGTGGTGACCGTGATTGGCCTGCAGGTTGGGACACTGCTGGCAGGGGCGATCCTGACCGAAACCATCTTCTCCTGGCCGGGTCTCGGACGCTGGCTGATTGATGCGCTGCAGCGCCGTGACTATCCGGTTGTGCAGGGCGGGGTGCTGCTGGTCGCGACGATGATTATTCTCGTCAACCTGCTGGTCGATTTGCTCTACGGCGTGGTGAACCCGCGTATTCGTCATAAGAAGTAA
- the dppC gene encoding dipeptide ABC transporter permease DppC encodes MSHVSENKVVAAPVPMTPLQEFWHYFKRNKGAVVGLVYVTIMILIAVFANFIAPYNPADQFRDALLAPPAWQDGGSLTHLLGTDDVGRDVLSRLMYGARLSLLVGCLVVVLSLVMGVVLGLVAGYFGGLVDNIIMRIVDIMLALPSLLLALVLVAVFGPSIGNAALALTFVALPHYVRLTRAAVLVEVNRDYVTASRVAGAGAMRQMFVNIFPNCLAPLIVQASLGFSNAILDMAALGFLGMGAQPPTPEWGTMLADVLQFAQSAWWVVTFPGLAILLTVLAFNLMGDGLRDALDPKLKQ; translated from the coding sequence ATGTCACACGTTTCTGAAAATAAAGTGGTTGCGGCGCCAGTTCCGATGACGCCGCTGCAGGAGTTCTGGCACTACTTCAAGCGCAACAAAGGCGCGGTGGTAGGGCTGGTGTATGTCACCATCATGATTCTTATCGCGGTATTCGCGAACTTCATCGCACCCTATAACCCGGCGGATCAGTTCCGTGATGCGCTGCTCGCGCCACCTGCATGGCAGGACGGCGGTAGCCTGACGCATCTGTTGGGGACCGATGACGTAGGCCGCGATGTGCTCTCTCGTCTGATGTATGGCGCGCGCCTGTCGCTGCTGGTTGGCTGTCTGGTGGTGGTGTTGTCGCTGGTCATGGGCGTGGTGCTCGGCCTGGTTGCCGGTTACTTCGGTGGTCTCGTCGATAACATCATTATGCGCATCGTCGACATCATGCTGGCGCTGCCTAGCCTGCTACTGGCCCTGGTGCTGGTGGCGGTTTTTGGGCCATCGATAGGTAACGCCGCGCTGGCGCTGACCTTCGTGGCGCTTCCTCACTACGTGCGCTTAACCCGTGCGGCCGTGCTGGTGGAGGTCAACCGCGATTATGTGACGGCCTCTCGCGTGGCGGGTGCCGGCGCAATGCGTCAGATGTTCGTTAATATTTTCCCGAACTGCCTTGCGCCGCTGATCGTTCAGGCGTCGCTTGGTTTCTCTAACGCCATTCTCGATATGGCTGCTCTTGGCTTCCTGGGCATGGGTGCTCAACCGCCAACACCCGAGTGGGGCACTATGCTCGCCGATGTGTTGCAGTTTGCACAAAGCGCCTGGTGGGTTGTCACCTTCCCGGGTCTGGCAATCCTGCTGACGGTGCTGGCATTTAACCTGATGGGTGATGGTCTGCGTGATGCGCTTGATCCCAAACTGAAGCAGTAA
- the dppD gene encoding dipeptide ABC transporter ATP-binding protein: MALLNVDKLSVHFGDEGTPFRAVDRISYSVNQGEVVGIVGESGSGKSVSSLAIMGLIDYPGRVMAESLAFNGQDLKSISEKQRRQLVGAEVAMIFQDPMTSLNPCYTVGFQIMEAIKVHQGGNKKTRRQRAIDLLTQVGIPDPASRLDVYPHQLSGGMSQRVMIAMAIACRPKLLIADEPTTALDVTIQAQIIELLLELQQKENMALVLITHDLALVAEAAHKIIVMYAGQVVEAGSSNDIFRAPRHPYTQALLRALPEFAQDKARLASLPGVVPGKYDRPLGCLLNPRCPYATDKCRAEEPELNLLADGRQSKCHYPLDDAGRPTP; the protein is encoded by the coding sequence ATGGCGTTATTAAATGTAGATAAATTATCGGTGCACTTCGGTGACGAGGGCACACCGTTTCGCGCCGTGGATCGCATCAGCTACAGTGTAAATCAGGGCGAAGTGGTCGGTATCGTAGGGGAGTCGGGTTCCGGTAAATCCGTCAGCTCACTGGCGATTATGGGGCTGATTGATTATCCGGGCCGCGTCATGGCAGAAAGCCTGGCGTTTAACGGCCAGGATTTGAAGAGCATTTCTGAAAAGCAGCGCCGCCAGCTGGTGGGCGCGGAAGTGGCGATGATCTTCCAGGACCCGATGACCAGCCTGAACCCGTGCTACACCGTCGGCTTCCAGATTATGGAAGCCATCAAGGTGCATCAGGGGGGGAATAAGAAAACCCGTCGTCAGCGTGCGATTGACCTGCTGACGCAGGTGGGTATTCCTGACCCGGCGTCGCGTCTGGACGTTTACCCGCACCAGCTGTCGGGAGGAATGAGCCAGCGCGTGATGATCGCCATGGCGATTGCCTGTCGGCCAAAGCTGCTGATTGCGGATGAACCGACAACCGCGCTGGACGTAACCATTCAGGCGCAAATCATCGAACTGCTGCTGGAACTCCAGCAGAAAGAGAATATGGCGCTGGTGTTGATTACGCACGATCTGGCGCTGGTGGCTGAAGCCGCGCACAAAATCATCGTGATGTACGCAGGCCAGGTGGTCGAGGCTGGCAGTTCGAATGATATCTTCCGCGCGCCTCGCCACCCGTATACGCAGGCGTTGTTGCGTGCCCTGCCGGAGTTTGCTCAGGACAAAGCGCGTCTGGCCTCGCTGCCGGGCGTGGTACCGGGCAAATATGACCGTCCGCTGGGCTGTCTGCTCAATCCGCGCTGTCCATATGCCACGGACAAGTGCCGTGCAGAAGAGCCCGAACTGAATCTGCTCGCTGACGGTCGTCAGTCGAAATGCCACTATCCACTCGATGATGCCGGGAGGCCAACACCATGA
- the dppF gene encoding dipeptide ABC transporter ATP-binding subunit DppF, with product MSSQQATTQQPLLQAHDLKKHYPVKKGFFAPERLVKALDGVSFTLERGKTLAVVGESGCGKSTLGRLLTMIETPTGGELYYQGQDLLKHDPQAQKLRRQKIQIVFQNPYGSLNPRKKVGQILEEPLLINSNLSKEQRREKALAMMAKVGLKTEHYDRYPHMFSGGQRQRIAIARGLMLDPDVVIADEPVSALDVSVRAQVLNLMMDLQQELGLSYVFISHDLSVVEHIADEVMVMYLGRCVEKGTKDQIFTNPRHPYTQALLSATPRLNPDDRRERIKLTGELPSPLNPPPGCAFNARCRRRFGPCTQLQPQLKDYGGQLVACFAVDQDENGEKPQA from the coding sequence ATGAGTTCGCAACAGGCCACCACGCAACAACCACTGTTGCAGGCCCACGACCTGAAAAAACACTACCCGGTGAAAAAGGGCTTCTTTGCCCCCGAGCGCCTGGTAAAAGCGCTTGATGGCGTCTCCTTTACGCTGGAGCGTGGAAAAACGCTGGCGGTGGTTGGGGAGTCTGGCTGTGGGAAATCCACGCTGGGCCGACTGCTGACAATGATCGAAACGCCAACCGGCGGAGAACTTTATTATCAGGGGCAGGATCTGCTTAAGCACGATCCGCAGGCGCAAAAACTGCGTCGGCAGAAAATCCAGATTGTGTTTCAGAACCCGTATGGCTCTCTTAACCCGCGCAAGAAAGTGGGGCAGATTCTGGAAGAGCCGCTGCTGATCAACAGCAATCTGAGCAAAGAGCAGCGCCGTGAAAAGGCGCTGGCGATGATGGCGAAAGTCGGCCTTAAAACCGAGCATTATGACCGCTACCCGCATATGTTCTCCGGCGGGCAGCGGCAGCGTATTGCTATCGCCCGCGGTCTGATGCTGGACCCGGACGTGGTGATTGCTGACGAACCGGTTTCGGCGCTCGATGTCTCCGTGCGTGCGCAGGTGCTGAACCTGATGATGGATCTGCAGCAGGAACTGGGGCTGTCGTACGTCTTTATTTCACACGATCTGTCAGTAGTGGAACACATTGCCGATGAAGTGATGGTGATGTACTTAGGGCGCTGTGTGGAGAAGGGGACGAAAGATCAGATCTTTACGAACCCTCGTCATCCTTACACCCAGGCGCTACTGTCCGCCACGCCGCGCCTGAACCCGGACGACCGTCGTGAGCGCATTAAGCTCACCGGCGAGCTGCCAAGCCCGCTGAATCCGCCACCGGGATGTGCGTTCAACGCGCGCTGCCGTCGTCGCTTTGGTCCTTGCACTCAGTTGCAACCGCAGTTGAAGGATTACGGTGGACAACTGGTGGCCTGTTTCGCCGTGGACCAGGATGAAAACGGTGAAAAGCCGCAGGCATAA
- the tnpA gene encoding IS66-like element accessory protein TnpA, producing the protein MQKNVTPGRRKGCPNYSPEFKQQLVAASCKPGISISKLALENGINANLLFKWRQQWRDGKLLLPSSESPLLLPVTLDATAVQPESLAEDPGLSISCEVTFRHGTLRLNGTVSETFLALLIQELKR; encoded by the coding sequence ATGCAGAAAAATGTGACCCCCGGCAGGCGTAAGGGCTGCCCTAATTATTCTCCTGAGTTTAAGCAGCAGCTCGTTGCTGCCTCCTGCAAACCCGGAATATCCATTTCAAAACTGGCGCTTGAAAACGGCATCAACGCCAATTTGTTATTTAAATGGCGCCAGCAGTGGCGCGACGGAAAGCTACTGTTACCTTCCTCAGAGAGTCCTCTGCTACTTCCTGTGACTCTCGATGCCACTGCCGTACAGCCAGAATCGCTCGCAGAAGACCCGGGGCTCAGTATCAGCTGTGAGGTAACGTTCCGGCACGGGACGCTTCGCCTCAACGGCACTGTCAGCGAAACGTTCCTGGCTCTGCTGATACAGGAACTGAAGCGATGA
- the tnpB gene encoding IS66 family insertion sequence element accessory protein TnpB (TnpB, as the term is used for proteins encoded by IS66 family insertion elements, is considered an accessory protein, since TnpC, encoded by a neighboring gene, is a DDE family transposase.), giving the protein MIPLPSGTKIWLVAGITDMRNGFNGLAAKVQTALKDDPMSGHVFIFRGRSGSQVKLLWSTGDGLCLLTKRLERGRFAWPSARDGKVFLTPAQLAMLMEGIDWRQPKRLLTSLTML; this is encoded by the coding sequence ATGATCCCGCTACCTTCAGGTACTAAAATCTGGCTGGTTGCCGGTATCACCGACATGCGTAACGGCTTCAACGGCCTGGCCGCAAAGGTGCAGACCGCGCTGAAAGATGACCCGATGTCCGGCCACGTCTTCATCTTCCGGGGACGCAGCGGCAGTCAGGTCAAACTGCTCTGGTCCACCGGTGACGGGCTGTGCCTGCTGACAAAGCGACTGGAACGTGGTCGCTTCGCCTGGCCCTCAGCCCGCGATGGCAAAGTGTTCCTGACGCCGGCGCAGCTGGCGATGCTGATGGAAGGTATCGACTGGCGACAGCCAAAGCGGTTACTGACGTCCCTGACCATGTTGTAG
- the tnpC gene encoding IS66 family transposase — MNDTSSDDILLLKQRLAEQEALNRALLEKLADREREIDHLQAQLDKLRRMNFGSRSEKVSRRIAQMEADLNRLQQESDTLTGRVDDPAVQRPLRQTRTRKPFPESLPRDEKRLLPTESCCPECGGSLSYLGEDAAEQLELMRSAFRVIRTVREKHACRRCDRIVQAPAPSRPIERGIAGPGLLARVLTSKYAEHTPLYRQSEIYARQGVVLSRSVLSGWVDACCRLLAPLDEALQDYVLTDGKLHADDTPVPVLLPGNKKTKTGRLWTYVRDDRNAGSALAPAVWFAYSPDRKGIHPQTHLAGFSGVLQADAYAGFNELYRDGHIKEAACWAHARRKIHDVHVRTPSALTDEALKRIGELYAIEADIRGMPAEQRLAERQLKTKALLKSLENWLREKVKTLSRHSELAKAFTYVLNQWQALTYYADDGWAEADNNIAENALRTVSLGRKNWLFFGSDHGGERGALLYSLIGTCKLNGVAPERYLHHILDVIADWPVNRVGELLPWRITLPAE; from the coding sequence ATGAACGACACCTCTTCTGACGACATCCTTCTGCTGAAACAGCGCCTGGCCGAACAGGAAGCGCTGAACCGCGCCCTGCTGGAAAAGCTGGCCGACCGGGAACGCGAAATAGACCATCTGCAGGCGCAACTGGATAAGCTGCGCCGGATGAACTTCGGCAGTCGTTCCGAAAAGGTATCCCGCCGTATCGCGCAGATGGAAGCTGACCTGAACCGGCTGCAGCAGGAAAGCGATACGCTGACCGGTCGGGTTGATGATCCGGCGGTGCAGCGCCCGCTGCGTCAGACCCGCACCCGCAAACCGTTCCCTGAGTCACTCCCCCGTGATGAAAAGCGGTTGTTACCCACAGAGTCCTGTTGCCCGGAGTGCGGTGGTTCGCTGAGCTACCTGGGTGAGGATGCCGCCGAACAGCTGGAGCTGATGCGCAGCGCCTTCCGGGTTATCCGGACAGTACGTGAAAAGCATGCCTGCCGTCGGTGCGATCGCATCGTTCAGGCCCCGGCGCCTTCGCGCCCCATCGAACGGGGTATCGCCGGACCGGGGCTGCTGGCCCGCGTGCTGACCTCAAAGTATGCAGAGCACACACCGCTGTATCGCCAGTCGGAGATCTATGCCCGCCAGGGTGTGGTGTTGAGTCGTTCTGTACTGTCGGGCTGGGTGGATGCGTGTTGTCGTCTGCTGGCACCGCTGGATGAAGCCCTTCAGGACTATGTCCTGACCGACGGCAAACTCCATGCTGACGATACGCCTGTCCCGGTGCTGTTGCCGGGTAATAAGAAGACGAAGACCGGGCGCTTATGGACGTACGTTCGCGACGACCGCAACGCCGGCTCAGCGCTGGCCCCCGCAGTGTGGTTCGCTTACAGCCCGGACAGAAAAGGTATCCACCCTCAGACCCATCTTGCAGGCTTCAGTGGCGTACTGCAGGCTGATGCCTACGCCGGGTTCAACGAGCTCTACCGCGACGGTCATATAAAGGAAGCCGCGTGCTGGGCCCATGCCCGGCGTAAAATCCATGATGTTCACGTTCGCACTCCCTCAGCGCTCACAGATGAAGCGCTGAAACGGATAGGCGAGTTGTATGCCATCGAAGCGGATATCAGGGGAATGCCAGCAGAACAGCGGCTTGCTGAACGCCAGTTAAAAACGAAAGCGCTTCTTAAATCACTGGAAAACTGGCTGCGTGAAAAAGTGAAAACCCTGTCGCGACACTCAGAGCTGGCAAAAGCGTTCACCTATGTACTGAACCAGTGGCAGGCGTTGACATACTACGCAGACGACGGCTGGGCTGAAGCCGATAACAATATCGCTGAAAATGCGCTGCGGACGGTCAGTCTGGGGCGTAAAAACTGGCTGTTCTTCGGCTCAGACCACGGTGGTGAGCGGGGAGCGCTGCTGTACAGTCTGATCGGGACGTGCAAACTGAATGGAGTAGCTCCAGAACGTTACCTTCACCATATCCTTGACGTCATTGCTGACTGGCCGGTAAACCGGGTTGGTGAACTGCTGCCGTGGCGGATCACACTGCCTGCCGAATAA
- the coaA gene encoding type I pantothenate kinase, with protein MSKKEQTLMTPYLQFNRSQWAALRDSVPMTLTEGEIARLKGINEDLSLEEVAEIYLPLSRLLNFYISSNLRRQAVLEQFLGTNGQRIPYIISIAGSVAVGKSTTARVLQALLSRWPEHRSVELITTDGFLHPNEVLKERGLMKKKGFPLSYDMHRLVKFVSDLKSGAPNVTAPVYSHLIYDRIPDGDKTVVQPDILILEGLNVLQSGMDYPHDPHHVFVSDFVDFSIYVDAPEDLLQSWYINRFLKFREGAFTDPDSYFHNYAQLSKEEATNVAMGLWNEINYVNLKENILPTRERASLILTKSEKHAVDQIRLRK; from the coding sequence ATGAGCAAAAAAGAGCAAACGTTAATGACGCCTTATCTTCAGTTTAACCGCAGCCAGTGGGCTGCCCTGCGTGACTCCGTCCCTATGACGCTGACGGAAGGCGAAATCGCACGGTTAAAAGGGATAAACGAAGATCTCTCACTGGAAGAAGTGGCGGAAATTTATCTCCCCCTCTCTCGCCTACTTAACTTCTATATAAGCTCCAACCTGCGGCGCCAGGCGGTACTGGAGCAGTTCCTTGGAACTAACGGTCAACGTATTCCTTATATCATCAGTATTGCGGGCAGCGTCGCAGTCGGTAAAAGTACCACCGCGCGCGTACTGCAGGCATTGCTGAGCCGCTGGCCGGAACACCGTAGCGTCGAGCTGATCACTACCGACGGCTTCCTGCATCCGAATGAAGTCTTAAAAGAACGTGGCCTGATGAAGAAAAAAGGCTTTCCGCTCTCTTATGATATGCATCGACTGGTGAAATTTGTTTCTGACCTGAAGTCAGGCGCGCCAAACGTTACCGCGCCGGTCTATTCGCATCTGATTTACGATCGCATCCCGGACGGTGATAAAACCGTTGTGCAGCCGGATATCCTGATTCTGGAAGGTTTAAACGTCCTGCAGAGCGGGATGGACTACCCCCACGACCCGCATCACGTATTTGTTTCCGATTTTGTTGATTTCTCTATCTATGTCGATGCGCCGGAAGATTTACTGCAAAGCTGGTATATCAACCGCTTCCTCAAGTTCCGTGAAGGGGCGTTCACCGATCCCGATTCTTACTTTCATAATTACGCCCAGCTCTCTAAAGAAGAGGCCACAAACGTCGCGATGGGGCTGTGGAATGAGATCAACTACGTAAACCTGAAAGAGAACATTCTGCCGACACGCGAGCGCGCCAGCCTGATCCTCACCAAAAGTGAGAAACACGCTGTCGACCAGATTCGGTTGCGTAAATAA
- the tuf gene encoding elongation factor Tu: MSKEKFERTKPHVNVGTIGHVDHGKTTLTAAITTVLAKTYGGSARAFDQIDNAPEEKARGITINTSHVEYDTPTRHYAHVDCPGHADYVKNMITGAAQMDGAILVVAATDGPMPQTREHILLGRQVGVPYIIVFLNKCDMVDDEELLELVEMEVRELLSQYDFPGDDTPIIRGSALKALEGEAEWEAKIVELAGFLDSYIPEPERAIDKPFLLPIEDVFSISGRGTVVTGRVERGIVKVGEEVEIVGIKETVKSTCTGVEMFRKLLDEGRAGENVGVLLRGIKREEIERGQVLAKPGSIKPHTKFESEVYILSKDEGGRHTPFFKGYRPQFYFRTTDVTGTIELPEGVEMVMPGDNIKMVVTLIHPIAMDDGLRFAIREGGRTVGAGVVAKVLG, translated from the coding sequence ATGTCTAAAGAAAAGTTTGAACGTACAAAACCGCACGTTAACGTCGGTACTATCGGCCACGTTGACCATGGTAAAACAACGCTGACTGCTGCAATCACTACCGTTCTGGCAAAAACCTACGGTGGTTCCGCTCGTGCATTCGATCAGATCGATAACGCACCAGAAGAAAAAGCGCGTGGTATCACCATCAACACGTCTCACGTTGAATATGACACCCCGACTCGCCACTACGCACACGTAGACTGCCCAGGCCACGCCGACTATGTTAAAAACATGATCACCGGTGCTGCGCAGATGGACGGTGCGATCCTGGTTGTTGCTGCGACTGACGGCCCTATGCCTCAGACGCGTGAGCACATCCTGCTGGGTCGTCAGGTAGGCGTTCCTTACATCATCGTGTTCCTGAACAAGTGCGACATGGTTGATGACGAAGAGCTGCTGGAACTGGTAGAGATGGAAGTGCGTGAACTGCTGTCTCAGTACGATTTCCCAGGCGATGATACCCCAATCATCCGTGGTTCTGCGCTGAAAGCGCTGGAAGGCGAAGCAGAGTGGGAAGCGAAAATCGTTGAGCTGGCTGGTTTCCTGGATTCTTACATCCCAGAACCAGAGCGTGCGATTGACAAGCCATTCCTGCTGCCAATCGAAGACGTATTCTCCATCTCCGGTCGTGGTACCGTTGTTACCGGTCGTGTTGAGCGCGGTATCGTTAAAGTTGGCGAAGAAGTTGAAATCGTTGGTATCAAAGAGACTGTTAAGTCTACCTGTACTGGCGTTGAAATGTTCCGCAAACTGCTGGACGAAGGCCGTGCTGGTGAGAACGTAGGTGTTCTGCTGCGTGGTATTAAACGTGAAGAAATCGAACGTGGTCAGGTTCTGGCTAAGCCAGGCTCAATCAAGCCGCACACTAAGTTCGAATCTGAAGTTTATATCCTGTCTAAAGACGAAGGCGGCCGTCATACTCCGTTCTTCAAAGGCTACCGTCCACAGTTCTACTTCCGTACAACTGACGTGACCGGAACCATCGAACTGCCAGAAGGCGTTGAGATGGTAATGCCAGGCGACAACATCAAGATGGTTGTGACGCTGATCCACCCAATCGCGATGGACGACGGTCTGCGTTTCGCAATCCGTGAAGGCGGCCGTACCGTTGGCGCGGGCGTTGTTGCTAAAGTTCTCGGCTAA
- the secE gene encoding preprotein translocase subunit SecE, with protein MSANTEAQGSGRGLEAMKWIAVAVLLIVAIVGNYLYRDMMLPLRALAVVILIAAAGGVALLTIKGKATVAFAREARTEVRKVIWPTRQETLHTTLIVAAVTAVMSLILWGLDGILVRLVSFITGLRF; from the coding sequence ATGAGTGCGAATACCGAAGCTCAAGGGAGCGGGCGCGGCCTGGAAGCGATGAAGTGGATCGCTGTTGCCGTGCTGCTGATTGTGGCAATCGTTGGCAACTATCTTTATCGTGACATGATGCTGCCGCTCCGTGCGCTGGCAGTGGTGATTCTGATTGCTGCAGCGGGCGGTGTCGCGCTGTTAACGATTAAAGGTAAAGCAACCGTTGCTTTCGCGCGCGAAGCGCGTACCGAAGTCCGCAAGGTAATTTGGCCGACTCGCCAGGAAACATTGCATACCACGCTGATTGTGGCTGCAGTGACTGCGGTAATGTCACTGATCCTGTGGGGGCTGGATGGTATTCTGGTTCGCCTGGTTTCCTTTATCACTGGCCTGAGGTTCTAA
- the nusG gene encoding transcription termination/antitermination protein NusG, with amino-acid sequence MSEAPKKRWYVVQAFSGFEGRVATSLREHIKLHNMEELFGEVMVPTEEVVEIRGGQRRKSERKFFPGYVLVQMVMNDASWHLVRSVPRVMGFIGGTSDRPAPISDKEVDAIMNRLQQVGDKPRPKTLFEPGEMVRVSDGPFADFNGVVEEVDYEKSRLKVSVSIFGRATPVELDFAQVEKA; translated from the coding sequence ATGTCTGAAGCCCCTAAAAAGCGTTGGTACGTCGTTCAGGCGTTTTCCGGTTTTGAAGGCCGCGTAGCAACGTCGCTGCGTGAGCATATCAAATTACACAATATGGAAGAGTTGTTTGGCGAAGTGATGGTTCCGACCGAAGAAGTGGTCGAGATCCGTGGCGGCCAGCGTCGCAAAAGCGAACGTAAATTCTTCCCGGGTTACGTGCTGGTTCAGATGGTGATGAACGACGCAAGCTGGCACCTTGTGCGCAGCGTACCGCGCGTAATGGGCTTTATCGGCGGCACGTCTGACCGTCCGGCGCCAATCAGCGATAAAGAAGTTGATGCGATTATGAACCGCCTGCAGCAGGTGGGTGATAAGCCGCGTCCGAAAACGCTGTTTGAACCGGGTGAAATGGTTCGTGTTAGCGACGGTCCGTTTGCTGACTTTAACGGCGTGGTGGAAGAGGTGGACTACGAGAAGTCCCGCCTGAAAGTGTCTGTGTCTATCTTCGGTCGCGCGACCCCGGTAGAGCTGGACTTTGCGCAGGTTGAAAAAGCCTAA
- the rplK gene encoding 50S ribosomal protein L11, which translates to MAKKVQAYVKLQVAAGMANPSPPVGPALGQQGVNIMEFCKAFNAKTESMEKGLPIPVVITVYADRSFTFVTKTPPAAVLLKKAAGIKSGSGKPNKDKVGKISRAQLQEIAQTKAADMTGSDIEAMTRSIEGTARSMGLVVED; encoded by the coding sequence ATGGCTAAGAAAGTACAAGCCTACGTCAAGCTGCAGGTTGCAGCTGGTATGGCGAACCCAAGTCCACCAGTTGGTCCAGCTCTGGGTCAGCAAGGTGTGAACATCATGGAATTCTGTAAAGCGTTTAACGCAAAAACTGAATCCATGGAAAAAGGTTTGCCAATCCCGGTTGTTATTACCGTTTACGCTGACCGTTCTTTCACTTTCGTTACCAAAACCCCTCCAGCAGCCGTTCTGCTGAAGAAAGCGGCTGGTATCAAGTCTGGTTCCGGTAAACCGAACAAAGACAAAGTGGGTAAAATTTCCCGCGCCCAGCTGCAGGAAATCGCGCAGACCAAAGCTGCCGACATGACTGGTTCTGACATTGAAGCGATGACTCGCTCAATCGAAGGTACTGCACGTTCCATGGGCCTGGTAGTGGAGGACTAA